A DNA window from Mytilus edulis chromosome 14, xbMytEdul2.2, whole genome shotgun sequence contains the following coding sequences:
- the LOC139503200 gene encoding uncharacterized protein isoform X1, giving the protein MFVLQFLTCLLLTVAVRSTVPKGYILDVSQSCGEVESSPDYSGRNANVTIKSDLYVQAQIKCRQGLVTLNPINETNTETTLSLCYTNDTSPGCSCEFNTPSNKSNFYSAELQVFWGFNNGTLMNEYETYTISCIAEGNGTGIVAMKDIDEDYLPVNHELVKSLGRDYTAAEGNATLELIDILGNVISDAKVAMSKKVQLLLTVETDYYQGVIPYDCRAVSKDGATSYRFLLAGCGDGTIIPKNKGFTTKTGAGNTKTATSPFFKVFKLLETTKKGGISYECSFTVCNATCDGSSCAMRNKRSADSLAEIEEQEKVKTPLYHIQRLEDRVEDRLDQSRQELSDLKMDTRLKLAFLEIVGIGAVALLSLVIATYSCIRVEQKRQREKVSAMASSA; this is encoded by the exons ATGTTCGTCTTACAGTTCTTGACTTGTCTTCTGCTAACA GTTGCTGTCAGATCTACTGTACCAAAAGGCTACATTTTGGATG TTTCACAATCCTGTGGCGAGGTGGAATCTTCACCTGACTATTCTGGACGCAATGCTAATGTGACCATCAAATCGGATCTATATGTCCAAGCACAGATCAAGTGTCGACAAGGTCTCGTCACGCTCAACCCAATTAATGAAACCAATACTGAAACCACCCTCAGTCTGTGTTACACAAACGATACGAGCCCTGGATGTTCCTGTGAATTTAAT aCCCCATCGAACAAATCTAATTTCTACTCTGCTGAATTGCAAGTATTCTGGGGATTTAACAACGGCACATTAATGAATGAATATGAAACTTACACAATTTCCTGTATTGCCGAAGGAAATGGAACTGGAATAGTTGCGATGAAGGATATAGATGAAGA ctACCTTCCTGTAAACCACGAGTTGGTTAAATCTCTCGGCCGTGATTATACTGCTGCCGAAGGAAATGCAACTCTTGAATTGATTGACATTCTTGGTAACGTGATATCAGATGCTAAAGTTGCTATGTCGAAGAAAGTTCAGTTGTTATTAACTGTCGAAACCG ATTACTACCAAGGCGTGATTCCATACGATTGCAGGGCTGTCAGTAAAGATGGGGCAACAAGCTACCGATTTCTGCTAGCTGG ATGTGGAGATGGAACCATCATTCCAAAAAACAAAGGTTTCACAACCAAAACCGGTGCAGGTAACACAAAAACCGCCACCAGTCCATTCTTTAAAGTATTCAAGTTATTGGAAACTACAAAAAAGGGTGGAATCTCCTACGAATGTTCATTTACAGTTTGCAACGCCACCTGTGACGGG TCATCATGTGCCATGAGAAACAAGCGATCAGCAGATTCTTTGG CTGAGATAGAAGAGCAAGAGAAAGTGAAGACACCATTGTACCATATTCAACGATTAGAAGATCGTGTGGAAGATCGTCTAGACCAATCACGACAGGAACTTAGCGACCTGAAAATGGATACTCGTCTGAAGCTTGCTTTCCTTGAAATCGTCGGTATCGGAGCTGTTGCGTTGTTATCACTTGTAATCGCTACATATTCATGCATCCGAGTGGAACAGAAACGCCAACGTGAAAAAGTGAGCGCAATGGCGTCCTCGGCATAA